DNA from Pseudomonas mendocina:
ACCTGTACTGGATGCGAGCAACGGCAATATCGTCACGGGAACCGCCGAGGTCGGCGCTTCCGTGGTCATCGTGGTCGTCGGCAATGCCGCGGTTTCCGTCCCCGTGGATGCGAATGGCAACTGGTCCTACACACCGAGTTCCCCGATTCCCGATGGCACCACCATTACCGCCACGGCTCGTGACCAGGCAGGTAACAGCAGCACGCCCGTCTCGGTCGACGTGACCAGCAACATCCCCAATCCGCCCATTGTCATCATTGCCAACGGCAATGAAATCAGTGGTACGGGGTTACCCGGTGCCACGATCGAGATACGCAATGCCAATGGCGCGCTGGTCGCGCCGGCTGTTCAGGTCGGCGTGGACGGCAGGTGGTCGACGGCGCCCACAGGTTTGTCCGCCGATACGCCGATCAAGGTCGTGGCAATCGACCAGGGAGCACAAAGCGCTCCTGCCAATCTCACTCTGGATGTGACACCGCCCAGCATCGGCGTGATCAATCACACCGCGAGCCAGTTGAGTGGAACCGCAGAGCCTGGCAGCAGTGTCCAGGTATCTGCAGGCGGCACATCATTGGGTGTAGTGGTGGCCGATTCGCAGGGAAACTGGAGTCTCCTCCTCTCTCCCGCTCAGCCTGATGGGACACAACTGTCGATTACGGCACGGGATGCAGCTGGAAACGTCAGCGCCCCGCTCACCACGACAGTCGATGCACAACCACCTGCCGTACCGATCGTGGTATCGATCACCGCCACCAGCATCAGCGGTACTGCCGAGCCCGGCAGTGTCGTGCGCCTGGTGGATGACAATGGGCGGGTGTTGGGCGAGCTGAATGTCGGCCCGGGCGGTGCCTGGAGTTTCACCCCGAGCCCACCACTCGCCGAAGGCACTGAAGTGACCGTGACCGCTCACGACCCGGCGGGTAACACCAGCCCGTCGACCACCGTGCGCGTCGACACCACAGCACCTGATGCAGCCACTATCGAGCCCAGCAACGGCACGGTATTCACCGGTACAGCCGAGCCTGGCAGTAGCGTGACCATCACCGGCCCAGGTGGTGCTCCTATCGGCCAGGTGACTGCCGACGTCAACGGTAACTGGAGTATCACGCCCTCCCCAGCCTTGGCTGATGGCACTCAGGTTTCCGTGGTGGTACGCGATCCTGCAGGCAATACTAGTGCCCCAGTCAGCGCCACTGTCGACCTTACCCCGCCGCCGCCGCCGGTCATCCAGCCCAGTAATGGTGATGAAGTATCGGGGACTGCCGAGCCCGGCAGCACGGTGACGATCACTACTGGAGGCGCCCCGCTCTCCGCAGTTGCCGACAGCAATGGCAACTGGAGCGTGACAGTCGTCCCGCCATTGGCCAATGGCACGGTGATCAACGCTACTGCCACGGACGCAGCAGGTAATGTCAGCGGCCCCTCGGCCAACGTCACCACGGACAATACCCTGCCAGACAGACCTACCTTCAACCCAAGCAATGGGAGCACCCTCTCAGGCAGCGCCGTCTTTGGCGAAAGCGTGATACTCACCGATGGCAACGGTAACCCCATCGCGACCGTTACAGTGGACAATGGCGGCAACTGGTCTTACACCCCAACTCCCGCTCTCGCTGATGGCACCCATGTCGTTGCCGTGGCGCGAGACGGCAGCGGTAACCTCAGCGCTCCGATCCAGATAGTTGTGGACGCCGTGCCGCCGGCCCCGGCGCAGATCGATGCCAGTAACGGCTCGCAACTGAGTGGAACGGCAGAAGCCAACAGCACCGTGCTGATCACCGGGCCGGGCATCAATGCACAGGTGACGGCGGGCTCAGACGGCAAGTGGGTCTACAACGCCGGCCCTGGCTTGCCGATTGCCGACGGCGCTACCGTCAGCGTCACGGTGCGCGACACCAGCGGGAACACCAGCACGCCCAGCGCTACCGTGATCGATGCGGCGCCTCCTGCTGAACCGGTGGTCGCAGCCAGTAATGGCACGCTGTTGAGCGGAACCGCCGAGGCCGGCACGCAGGTAATCCTGAGCACCGTACCAGGTGGTCAATTGGCCATCGTCAATACCGATGCAAACGGCAAATGGTCGTACACCCCGCAGCCACCGCTGGCCAATGGTACCCAGGTCAGCGCGGTGGCACGAGACGCAGTCGGCAACACCAGCACCAGTGGCGGCACCACCATCGATGCTCAACCTCCAGCAGCCCCGCATATTTCCCCCAGCAATGGCAGCGAGGTTCGCGGTACCGGCGAGATTGGAGCCACCATCAACCTGACCAATGCCAGTGGCACTGTAATCGGCACCACGGTCGTCGATGGCAGCGGTAACTGGACTTTCGCCCTGACCCCGGCGTTGCCCAACGGTACCTTGATAAGAGCCACGGCCACCGATGCGGCCGGCAACCTGGGCCCGGCAGCTACGACTACAGTCGACAGTATCGCGCCCTCGGCACCGACCATCGACCCTAGTGCCGGAAGCATGCTCAGCGGCACCGCAGAGCCGAACAGCACGGTGCGACTCATCGATGGCAACGACAATCTGATCGGCAATGCAGTCACCGATGCGTTCGGCAACTGGAGCTTCACCGTCACACCATCGGCGCTACCCAATGGCACAGTGGTCAGCGCCGTGGCAATCGACGCGGCCGGCAACATCAGCCAACCGGTCAGCACCACCACCGACAACGTGGCACCGACCTTGCCGGGCATCACGGCCAGCAATGCGACCACCATCGCCGGTACAGCGGATGCCGACAGCACGGTACTGCTAACCCTGCCCAATGGCGGTGTGGTCGAGGTGCCGGTCGATGCCAACGGCAATTGGAGCTACTCGCCTAACCCGCCGCTCGCCGATGGCGCGCAGGTCAGCGTTTCTGCTCGCGACGAGGCAGGTAATCTGGCCGGGCCAGTGGCGGTGACCATCGATGCCCAACCGCCAGCACCGCCGAGTGTCGACCCCAGCAACGGAAGCTTGCTGGAAGGCGCCACGGATGCCAACACGGTGATCCTGATCACTATCGACAATGCTGCCCCCATTCTGGTCACGCCCGGCCCCGGCGGCGCTTGGTTCTATACGCCGAATCCGTCGCTGGCCGAAGGCTCGCAGATCACCATCGTGGCACGTGATGAAGCGGGTAATCTCAGTACGCCGGTCAATCCAGTCATCGATACCACGCCGCCCTCTATCACGCTGGAACTCAGCAATGGCAGCGTCCTGACCGGGCTCACCGAGGCAGGTGCCAGCGTTGCCATTTCCGTGGGGGGCAGCCTGGTCGACACCGTCATCGCCGATCCGGATGGCCGCTGGACCTACACCCCCACGCCGGCACTGGCCAATAACAGTACTGTCAGCGTGGTGGCCATCGATGCTGCCGGCAATGCCAGTAGCCCGGCGACCGGCACCACTGACAACCTGGCACCGAACGTGTCCATCGAACCCACCAATGGCATGACGCTCACAGGCATCACCGAAGCCTTTGCCAGCGTCAACATCAGTAGTGGCGGCGTCGTACTGGCGACCGTCACAGCGGACAGCGCTGGTAACTGGAACTACACCCCAGCGACAGCCCTGGCAAACAATGCACAGGTCAGCGTCACCGCGCAGGATGCCACTGGCAACGCCAGTACGCCTGTAACTACCACGGTCGACAACCAGCCGCCGGCCCCACCGACCATCAACCCCAGCAACGGCACCGAGATCGTCGGCCGCGCGGAGCCCAACAGTTCCATCAGCCTGACTTTTAGCACAGGCGCCACGGCCGGCCCGATCAGTGTCAACGGCAGTGGTGACTGGAGTTATACGCCCACTCCGGCACTGCCTGATGGCACCACCATCACCGCTGTCGCATCGGATGCCGTCGGCAACAACAGCCAGTCCACCAGCACGGTCGTCGATGCGGTGCCACCACCTAGCCCGATCGTCCTGCCGAGTAGCGGCACCTCCATCAATGGCACGGCGGAGGCCAACACCACCATCACCTTGTCCGTCGATGGAGTTCCTCTACCAGGTACTGTCACAGTGGATGCCAATGGCTATTGGCAACTGAACAACGTCGGCCCGTTAGCCGACAATGCGCTCATTGAAGCTTGGGCCACGGATGCGGCGGGCAATGTCAGCGTGTTGCCCGGCACGGCCACGGTGGATGCCGATCTACCTGATCCACCGGTGATCGCGCCCAGCCGAGGCAATATCATCACCGGTACAGCAGAGGCCAATACCACGGTCGAACTGACCATCAACGGACTGAGTGTTCTCGTGTCCGTTGATGGCTCAGGCGCCTGGAGTCACATACCGACCACGCCCCTAGGTGATGGTGTGCAGGTCACGGCGGTGGTGATCGACGCCTCCAATAACCGCAGCTCTCCCGCAAGCCTGGTGATCGATGCAATGCCGCCAGCCATTCCAGTAGCAGAGGCTGCCAATGCCACGACCGTTGTTGGGACGGGGGAAATCGGCTCCACGGTAGTGGTCAGGCTTGGCGCCACGATACTGGGTAGCGCCACGGTAGGCGCCGACGGCAAATGGACAATCACCATCCCGACCCAGAGCAACGGGACGCCTCTGGTCGTCGAAGCGCGGGACAGCCTGGGCAATACCAGCAACTTCACCGTGGTCGTGGTGGATGCCATCGCGCCGCCCCTGCCTACAATCCAAGCAACCAACGGCACCCTTCTCAGCGGTACGGCGGAGGCCAACAGCACGGTTATTCTCAGTGTTGGTGGTGTTCAGGTCGGCACTGCGCAGGTCAATGGCTCCGGCAACTGGAGCTTTACCGCCAGCCCACCGTTGTCTGGAGGTAGCACCGTCGAGGTGGTGGCCCGGGACGCTAGCGGCAATATCGGCCCGGCGGCCTCGACCGTGGTGGACGCCACACCACCACCGCCACCGGTGGTTAATCCGAGCAACGGGATCACCCTGTCAGGCACTGCTGAAATCGGTAGCACGGTCATCCTGCTGGTCGGAGGCGTGCAGATCGGCAGCGTCCCGACCGATGGCGCCGGCAACTGGATCTTCTCGCCCTTCCCGCGCCTGGCCGATGGCGTGAAGGTCGACATCAAGGCTCAGGATGGCGTCGGCAATATTGGCACCTCCGCCAGCGTGACGGTGGATGCCGTGGCACCCAATGCCCCGGTCATCAACCCAAGCAACGGAAGCGTCATCAGCGGCACGGCCGAAGTGGGTAGTCGGGTCATCATCCGCGACCAGAGCAACCAGGTCATTGCCGACCTCACGGCCGACGTCAACGGTAACTGGAGCTTTTCCCCGACCGTTCCACTCACGCACGGCAGCCTTGTCTCCGTCACAGCAACCGATGCCTCCGGAAACGTCAGCGTCGCCGGTAACGCGGTGGTAGATGCCCAGGCCCCCCTGACACCGACGGGGCAGATATCCGCCAACGGTACCCTGTTGACCGGCCTCGCCGAGGCCAACAGCCAGCTATCCATCCTGATAGGCGGCAGCGGTACCCCCATCGTGGTCACTGCAGCCAGCGATGGCACCTTCACGGTACCGCTGTCACCGGCTCTGACAGGGGGCCAGAACGTGCAGATCACCGCCACCGACGCGGCGGGCAATACCAGCACTGCCGCGCAGGTTCAGGCGCCCAATCTGACCCCGCCTAGCATTACCGTGGCCGAGGCGGCGGACACCTACATCAACGCTGCCGAGATTGCCGATGGCATCCAGGTGCAGGTCGGCCTGCAACCCGGCATGCGCGTGGGCGATAGCGTGACGCTCACATTCCGTGGCCAGGGTGGCTTCACCTTCACCCAGACGCATGTAGTCACCGCCGCCGAAGTGCTGGCTGGCAGCTTTTCTGCCACGCTCACGCCCTCGGCCGGCAATGGAGCCTATCCGCAAGGGGCCGCCACGGTCACGGCTCACGTGAACAATGGCGCAGACGGCGCGCCGGTGAGCTTCGTCATCGACACCATCGCACCGGCGACGCCCGTGCTATCGCTGGCTGGCAGCCTGTTGACCATATCCGCAGACCCCGGCGTTGCTCTGACGATCAGCGTCAATGTCGGAGGCGTGACTGCAACGCAAACGGTGACCGCCAATAACACCGGCATCGCTTCGCTGAACCTGCTGACCGGTCTCAATATCGGCCTGACCTGGGATCAGCTGATCAGTGCGCAGGTAGGAGTCTCCGCTCGAGATCAGGCGGGCAACCCCAGCAATATCGCGCAGATAGGCCTGGGGGTGGGCACCAATCTGCAACCAGTGACGGTTGGCAATTTCGCGGTGGATGCCAGTCTCAACCCGCTGTCGCCCAAGCTCGGTGTGACCGGCACCACGGCCGCCAACGCCAGCCTGATCATCGAGGTGATCTCCCCTGCCCTCAACGTCACCCTGTCACCGATCATCGCCAATGCCAGCGGCCAGTTCTCGCTCAACCTGCTCAGCCCCAGCGTATTGAGCCAGCTAGGGCTGAGCATTACCGGGCTGCTCAATCTGGGGCCGGATCTGCAGTTGCGGATCACCTCCACATCGCAAGGCAAGCAAAGTGCGAGCTATCTGGTCGACCTCGATCCGCTTGGCCTGCTCGGCTTGACCATCGGGGCGATTACCGTCACCGGATCTGCACTGGATGACATCCTCTCTGGCACGGCTACCAGCGCCGAGCGGATCATCGCCGGAGCAGGCAACGACCTGATCCTCAATGTCGGTTCCGGCGACCGGGTGGAGGCCGGCTCCGGTAACGACACCATCCAGATCACCGCCACCAACTTCACCAGTATCGATGGAGGCAGCGGTTTCGACACCCTGCTGTTCACCGGTGGCATCGACATCAACTTCAACAGCTTTGCGCTCGGAGCCATCACCAACATCGAGCGTATCGATCTGGGCGTTGGCGATGCCGGCAGTACCATCACGCTCACCGCCGCCCAGGTGGATGCACTGACCGACGGCGGCAACACCCTGCAGATCACGGGTGAAGCCAACGACATCGTGCAGGTCAGCGGTGCGGTCTTTCAGAACAGCCAGATTATCGACGGCATCCGCTATCAGGTTTACCAGTTCGGCAACACCACACTGCAGATCGAGGAGAATACCGTCCAGGTCATCGTATGAAGTCGAAAACCGCTTTCGCCTTTGGCATAGCGCCTGCCTTGCGAAGCACGGCGCTCGTCATGATGTTGGGAATGCATTCCGGGCAGGTTTTCGCTCAGGAGTTGGCTGATGCGGTGCGGGCTGGTTTGGCCATTCACCCCGAAGTACGCGCCGTCATGGCGGATAGGGAGCGGGCCAGCACCGAAGTGGAGATGGCCAGGAGCGGTTACCACCCCGCCCTGAGCCTCTCGGCTGGCCCCCAGGAGTTCAATTTCGGCGACGTGGTATACGACGCCACGGTGTCGCAGATGCTCTATGACTGGGGACGGGTCAGAAGCAAGGTCGAC
Protein-coding regions in this window:
- a CDS encoding Ig-like domain-containing protein, translating into MAISAKVSSLAQPVSLSTERTLGSTLSLSESSNVALDLSPDAIASYSRDGNDLVIRMTDGETLRITNFYVEGQPPSRLYLVNTEDELLQVELGPVSPEGFMTASYASEEVAAGFESLTAAGAAAGGGLGTTGMLVAGGLAVAGGAAAASSGSSGGGGGSGDNGGGNPPTQPGPATPPSNVSLSSDGRTITGRAEPGSTVELDIDGDGVPDYTALVDVNGQFTINVLQPLNNGEQLQLRVRLANGILSSPTTLSAPDDIAPLRPSNLQVSTDGSQVSGRAEPGSTVSIDINGDGQPDASVVVGPSGQFVIPLNPPLSNGETITVVARDAAGNTSPNVSLTAPDTTPPPPPVLDASNGNIVTGTAEVGASVVIVVVGNAAVSVPVDANGNWSYTPSSPIPDGTTITATARDQAGNSSTPVSVDVTSNIPNPPIVIIANGNEISGTGLPGATIEIRNANGALVAPAVQVGVDGRWSTAPTGLSADTPIKVVAIDQGAQSAPANLTLDVTPPSIGVINHTASQLSGTAEPGSSVQVSAGGTSLGVVVADSQGNWSLLLSPAQPDGTQLSITARDAAGNVSAPLTTTVDAQPPAVPIVVSITATSISGTAEPGSVVRLVDDNGRVLGELNVGPGGAWSFTPSPPLAEGTEVTVTAHDPAGNTSPSTTVRVDTTAPDAATIEPSNGTVFTGTAEPGSSVTITGPGGAPIGQVTADVNGNWSITPSPALADGTQVSVVVRDPAGNTSAPVSATVDLTPPPPPVIQPSNGDEVSGTAEPGSTVTITTGGAPLSAVADSNGNWSVTVVPPLANGTVINATATDAAGNVSGPSANVTTDNTLPDRPTFNPSNGSTLSGSAVFGESVILTDGNGNPIATVTVDNGGNWSYTPTPALADGTHVVAVARDGSGNLSAPIQIVVDAVPPAPAQIDASNGSQLSGTAEANSTVLITGPGINAQVTAGSDGKWVYNAGPGLPIADGATVSVTVRDTSGNTSTPSATVIDAAPPAEPVVAASNGTLLSGTAEAGTQVILSTVPGGQLAIVNTDANGKWSYTPQPPLANGTQVSAVARDAVGNTSTSGGTTIDAQPPAAPHISPSNGSEVRGTGEIGATINLTNASGTVIGTTVVDGSGNWTFALTPALPNGTLIRATATDAAGNLGPAATTTVDSIAPSAPTIDPSAGSMLSGTAEPNSTVRLIDGNDNLIGNAVTDAFGNWSFTVTPSALPNGTVVSAVAIDAAGNISQPVSTTTDNVAPTLPGITASNATTIAGTADADSTVLLTLPNGGVVEVPVDANGNWSYSPNPPLADGAQVSVSARDEAGNLAGPVAVTIDAQPPAPPSVDPSNGSLLEGATDANTVILITIDNAAPILVTPGPGGAWFYTPNPSLAEGSQITIVARDEAGNLSTPVNPVIDTTPPSITLELSNGSVLTGLTEAGASVAISVGGSLVDTVIADPDGRWTYTPTPALANNSTVSVVAIDAAGNASSPATGTTDNLAPNVSIEPTNGMTLTGITEAFASVNISSGGVVLATVTADSAGNWNYTPATALANNAQVSVTAQDATGNASTPVTTTVDNQPPAPPTINPSNGTEIVGRAEPNSSISLTFSTGATAGPISVNGSGDWSYTPTPALPDGTTITAVASDAVGNNSQSTSTVVDAVPPPSPIVLPSSGTSINGTAEANTTITLSVDGVPLPGTVTVDANGYWQLNNVGPLADNALIEAWATDAAGNVSVLPGTATVDADLPDPPVIAPSRGNIITGTAEANTTVELTINGLSVLVSVDGSGAWSHIPTTPLGDGVQVTAVVIDASNNRSSPASLVIDAMPPAIPVAEAANATTVVGTGEIGSTVVVRLGATILGSATVGADGKWTITIPTQSNGTPLVVEARDSLGNTSNFTVVVVDAIAPPLPTIQATNGTLLSGTAEANSTVILSVGGVQVGTAQVNGSGNWSFTASPPLSGGSTVEVVARDASGNIGPAASTVVDATPPPPPVVNPSNGITLSGTAEIGSTVILLVGGVQIGSVPTDGAGNWIFSPFPRLADGVKVDIKAQDGVGNIGTSASVTVDAVAPNAPVINPSNGSVISGTAEVGSRVIIRDQSNQVIADLTADVNGNWSFSPTVPLTHGSLVSVTATDASGNVSVAGNAVVDAQAPLTPTGQISANGTLLTGLAEANSQLSILIGGSGTPIVVTAASDGTFTVPLSPALTGGQNVQITATDAAGNTSTAAQVQAPNLTPPSITVAEAADTYINAAEIADGIQVQVGLQPGMRVGDSVTLTFRGQGGFTFTQTHVVTAAEVLAGSFSATLTPSAGNGAYPQGAATVTAHVNNGADGAPVSFVIDTIAPATPVLSLAGSLLTISADPGVALTISVNVGGVTATQTVTANNTGIASLNLLTGLNIGLTWDQLISAQVGVSARDQAGNPSNIAQIGLGVGTNLQPVTVGNFAVDASLNPLSPKLGVTGTTAANASLIIEVISPALNVTLSPIIANASGQFSLNLLSPSVLSQLGLSITGLLNLGPDLQLRITSTSQGKQSASYLVDLDPLGLLGLTIGAITVTGSALDDILSGTATSAERIIAGAGNDLILNVGSGDRVEAGSGNDTIQITATNFTSIDGGSGFDTLLFTGGIDINFNSFALGAITNIERIDLGVGDAGSTITLTAAQVDALTDGGNTLQITGEANDIVQVSGAVFQNSQIIDGIRYQVYQFGNTTLQIEENTVQVIV